A part of Paenibacillus donghaensis genomic DNA contains:
- the uraH gene encoding hydroxyisourate hydrolase, with the protein MSGRLTTHVLDLSRGVPAAGLVLQLWKLGGDGGKLLQEAVTNTDGRLDAPLLEGPSMHAGSYELLFMAGDYFRELSGEDGGQSAGGFFLEQIPIRFNIGNIEEHYHVPLLVAPGGYSTYRGS; encoded by the coding sequence ATGAGCGGGCGGTTGACCACACATGTACTTGATCTGTCCCGCGGTGTTCCGGCTGCGGGGCTGGTGCTTCAGCTATGGAAGCTGGGCGGAGATGGCGGGAAGCTGCTGCAGGAAGCGGTCACTAACACAGACGGAAGACTGGATGCCCCGCTGCTGGAAGGCCCTTCGATGCACGCTGGCAGCTATGAGCTGCTGTTTATGGCCGGTGATTATTTCCGGGAATTATCCGGTGAGGATGGCGGACAGTCTGCCGGGGGTTTTTTTCTGGAGCAGATCCCCATACGGTTCAATATAGGAAATATAGAGGAGCATTACCATGTACCGCTGCTGGTTGCACCCGGGGGATACAGCACCTACCGGGGCAGTTAG
- the allB gene encoding allantoinase AllB has translation MEETYELVIRQGRVVLPDEVKQLDIGIAGGRIAALGSRLPIGPDTRVVDAEGLYVLPGMIDMHVHFNEPALGHWEGFRSGSAALAAGGCTTYADMPLNGNPPTVNGAALRLKTEAAAGNSVVDYVLWGGLVPGNLEQLEELWAAGVTGFKAFLSNPGGFGAGRFREVDDDTLYQGMKKIADLGGILALHAESEAITAVLAADAESKGLQGALDWASTRPPEAELEAVNRALLYAQRTGCRLHFVHISTAAAMERIHEAKQRGLDVSVETCPHYLLLNEQQMAALGPVAKCAPPLRSEVEREQLWQVLAEGKIDLVASDHSPCPTDLKVKPGLSFAEAWGGISGAQSSLELLFHEAVHVRGLPVTLIAQLLADGPARRFGLEQRKGRIAPGLDADLVLLDPAASYTLAAGDLLYRHKHSPYVGMALSCRVVATFSRGTAVYTAADGLLAADRGRWLHGKEEQGESGERLQGSEELGESGEQLQGSEEQGESGKRLQGREGQAGL, from the coding sequence ATGGAAGAAACTTACGAACTGGTAATCAGACAAGGGCGGGTAGTGCTGCCGGATGAAGTGAAACAGCTGGATATCGGCATTGCCGGCGGCAGGATCGCTGCGCTGGGTAGTAGGCTTCCCATTGGACCGGACACCCGGGTGGTCGATGCGGAAGGGCTGTATGTGCTTCCGGGCATGATTGATATGCATGTCCATTTCAATGAGCCGGCGCTGGGCCACTGGGAGGGCTTCCGCAGCGGTTCGGCGGCGCTTGCCGCCGGAGGCTGCACGACCTACGCGGATATGCCGCTGAACGGCAATCCGCCGACGGTGAACGGTGCTGCGCTGCGGCTGAAGACTGAGGCTGCTGCCGGGAATTCAGTTGTGGATTACGTGCTGTGGGGCGGTCTTGTTCCCGGTAATCTGGAGCAGCTGGAGGAGCTGTGGGCTGCGGGAGTGACCGGCTTCAAGGCCTTCCTCTCCAATCCTGGCGGCTTCGGTGCAGGACGGTTCCGCGAGGTGGACGACGACACTCTTTATCAGGGGATGAAGAAGATTGCCGATCTGGGAGGCATCCTGGCCCTACATGCCGAAAGCGAGGCGATTACAGCGGTATTGGCTGCGGATGCGGAGAGTAAGGGACTGCAGGGGGCGCTCGATTGGGCTTCCACGCGTCCGCCGGAGGCAGAGCTTGAAGCGGTGAACCGGGCGCTGCTCTATGCTCAGCGCACAGGCTGCCGGCTGCATTTCGTGCATATCAGCACGGCGGCTGCCATGGAGCGGATTCATGAAGCGAAGCAGCGGGGGCTGGATGTCTCGGTAGAGACATGTCCACATTATCTGCTGCTGAATGAGCAGCAGATGGCAGCGCTGGGGCCGGTGGCCAAATGTGCGCCTCCGCTGCGCAGTGAAGTCGAGCGGGAGCAGCTATGGCAGGTACTGGCTGAGGGCAAGATTGACCTGGTGGCCTCGGACCACTCCCCTTGTCCCACTGATTTGAAGGTGAAGCCGGGGTTGTCTTTTGCGGAAGCATGGGGCGGCATTTCCGGGGCGCAGAGCAGCCTGGAGCTGCTGTTCCATGAAGCGGTGCATGTGCGCGGGCTGCCGGTGACTCTGATTGCGCAGCTGCTGGCCGATGGCCCGGCGCGGCGCTTCGGGCTGGAGCAGCGCAAGGGGCGCATTGCTCCCGGCCTCGATGCCGATCTGGTGCTGCTGGACCCGGCGGCTTCCTATACACTAGCCGCCGGGGACCTGCTCTACCGCCATAAGCACAGCCCCTATGTGGGGATGGCGCTGTCCTGCAGAGTCGTGGCAACCTTTAGCCGGGGAACGGCTGTGTACACGGCTGCGGACGGCCTGCTTGCTGCAGACCGTGGCCGATGGCTGCACGGGAAGGAAGAGCAGGGCGAGAGTGGGGAGCGACTGCAGGGCAGTGAGGAGCTGGGCGAGAGTGGGGAGCAACTGCAGGGTAGTGAGGAGCAGGGCGAGAGCGGGAAGCGACTGCAGGGCAGGGAAGGGCAGGCGGGCTTATGA
- a CDS encoding Zn-dependent hydrolase translates to MSGPLLQAPALEMLKLLEELAAFSAPGPGVTRLLYTPEWSGAQSFLRKRMAALDLATGTDEVGNLYGSLRGRDPQAKVILTGSHIDTVVNGGAYDGAYGIAAALTAVDYLRRTFGQPRRTLEVVSFCEEEGSRFPLAYWGSGHVTGVYGPGSGADRSDADGVELLAAMKSCGYGPGSVDPSTGSPRSCALRGDIGAFVELHIEQGIVLEQSGQQIGVVQAIAGQLRFTVKVGGTANHAGTTPMALRRDAVAGAAEMLLTLEQTAAAAGDPLVATAGRLEVYPNTPNVIPGRVLFTLDLRHSEAAALETYCAAVLLEFEAIAARRGLELHITPTLQAAPAPMDSGLRSLLENICRSQRRTYRSMVSGAGHDAQLFSPRCRAAMIFVPSQAGISHSPDEYSSPQELAAGLDVLTAMLYELAYREE, encoded by the coding sequence ATGAGCGGGCCGCTGCTACAGGCACCTGCCCTGGAGATGTTGAAGCTGCTGGAAGAGCTGGCGGCCTTCAGCGCGCCTGGGCCGGGGGTCACCCGGCTGCTGTATACGCCCGAATGGAGCGGGGCCCAGAGCTTCCTGCGCAAGCGGATGGCTGCACTGGACCTGGCGACGGGCACTGACGAGGTTGGCAACCTGTACGGCAGCTTGCGTGGCCGAGATCCGCAGGCCAAGGTGATTCTGACCGGCTCGCATATCGATACCGTAGTCAACGGCGGAGCATATGATGGAGCGTATGGTATCGCAGCTGCCCTGACGGCGGTGGATTATTTGCGCCGCACCTTCGGCCAGCCCCGGCGCACGCTGGAGGTCGTCTCCTTCTGCGAAGAGGAAGGCAGCCGCTTCCCGCTCGCTTACTGGGGATCGGGACATGTGACCGGAGTCTATGGTCCTGGCTCGGGTGCAGACCGCAGCGATGCTGACGGAGTGGAGCTGCTGGCCGCAATGAAGAGCTGCGGCTATGGGCCTGGCTCGGTTGATCCAAGCACTGGAAGTCCGCGGAGCTGCGCGCTGCGCGGGGATATCGGCGCTTTCGTCGAGCTGCACATCGAGCAGGGAATTGTGCTGGAGCAGAGCGGCCAGCAGATCGGTGTGGTGCAGGCGATAGCTGGACAGCTGCGGTTTACTGTCAAGGTCGGCGGGACAGCCAACCATGCCGGAACGACGCCGATGGCGCTGCGCCGGGACGCGGTGGCGGGAGCGGCTGAAATGCTGCTGACGCTGGAGCAGACAGCTGCGGCGGCGGGTGATCCGTTGGTGGCGACGGCCGGTCGATTGGAGGTATATCCGAATACCCCCAATGTGATTCCTGGCCGGGTGCTGTTCACGCTGGACCTCCGCCACAGTGAGGCGGCTGCGCTTGAGACGTATTGCGCGGCTGTGCTGCTTGAATTCGAGGCGATTGCCGCAAGGCGCGGCCTGGAGCTGCACATCACTCCGACTCTTCAGGCTGCTCCAGCACCGATGGACAGCGGGCTGCGCAGTCTGCTGGAGAACATCTGCCGCAGCCAGAGAAGGACTTACCGCAGTATGGTCAGCGGAGCGGGGCATGACGCGCAGCTATTCTCGCCGCGCTGTAGGGCGGCGATGATTTTTGTGCCGAGCCAAGCGGGTATCAGCCATTCACCGGACGAATATTCATCACCGCAGGAGCTGGCGGCCGGACTGGATGTGCTGACCGCCATGTTATATGAGCTGGCGTACAGGGAAGAATAA
- a CDS encoding pyridoxal-phosphate-dependent aminotransferase family protein yields the protein MKRYEDLSPSLRCIMTPGPVEVDPRVLRAMSFPVLGQFDPEFTGIMNETMEMLRELFATGNQWAYPVDGTSRSGIEAVMVSLIAPGDRVLIPIFGRFGHLLHEIAERCGAEVQVIEKTWGSVFDADEVIAAMDSFKPQVVAIVHGETSTGRVQPLAEIGRACRERDALLIVDAVATIGGVPVETDAWMLDAVIGGTQKCLSVPSGMAPVTYNARAEAKLLARKQVERGLRTGSEREGGLPPVRSNYLDLSMLQDYWSPLRLNHHTEMTSMLYALREGLRLTLEEGLAPRFARHKLHEQALLAGLAAMGLELYGDPASKLTVVTCVLIPEGVDGEAVRSMLLERFGIEIASSFGPLKGLIWRIGTMGFSCRENNVLRLLGALEAVLLRHGHILPAGQGVQAALDVYEAQGG from the coding sequence ATGAAGCGGTACGAGGATTTGTCGCCGTCGCTGCGGTGCATCATGACGCCAGGACCGGTGGAGGTAGATCCGCGGGTGCTGCGGGCGATGTCTTTTCCGGTGCTGGGGCAGTTTGACCCTGAGTTTACCGGCATTATGAATGAAACGATGGAAATGCTGCGCGAGTTGTTCGCTACCGGCAACCAGTGGGCCTATCCGGTGGATGGCACCTCGCGTTCAGGGATTGAGGCGGTTATGGTCAGCCTGATTGCACCGGGAGACCGTGTGCTGATTCCGATCTTTGGCCGGTTCGGGCATCTGCTGCATGAGATTGCCGAGCGCTGCGGTGCGGAGGTGCAGGTGATCGAGAAGACCTGGGGCAGTGTGTTTGACGCGGATGAGGTTATTGCGGCTATGGACAGCTTCAAGCCGCAGGTGGTCGCTATCGTTCATGGCGAAACCTCTACAGGCCGAGTGCAGCCGTTGGCGGAGATTGGGCGGGCCTGCAGGGAACGGGATGCGCTGCTGATTGTTGACGCGGTAGCCACCATTGGCGGGGTGCCGGTGGAGACGGATGCCTGGATGCTGGACGCCGTCATCGGCGGCACCCAGAAATGCCTGTCGGTTCCTTCCGGCATGGCTCCGGTGACATACAATGCCCGGGCCGAAGCGAAGCTGCTGGCCCGCAAGCAGGTGGAGCGCGGCTTGCGCACCGGCAGTGAGCGGGAAGGCGGACTGCCGCCGGTGCGCAGCAATTATCTGGATCTGAGCATGCTTCAGGATTACTGGAGCCCCCTGCGGTTGAACCACCACACGGAGATGACCTCGATGCTGTATGCGCTGCGTGAAGGCCTGCGGCTGACATTGGAAGAAGGGCTTGCACCGCGCTTTGCGCGTCATAAACTCCATGAGCAGGCGCTCTTGGCAGGACTGGCCGCCATGGGGCTTGAACTGTATGGCGATCCTGCCAGCAAGCTTACGGTGGTTACCTGTGTGCTGATTCCGGAAGGAGTGGACGGTGAAGCGGTACGATCGATGCTGCTGGAACGCTTCGGGATCGAAATCGCCAGCTCCTTCGGACCGTTGAAGGGTCTAATCTGGCGCATTGGCACCATGGGCTTCAGCTGCCGCGAGAACAATGTACTGCGTCTGCTCGGAGCGCTGGAGGCAGTGCTGCTGCGCCACGGTCATATTTTGCCGGCAGGACAGGGCGTTCAGGCGGCGCTTGACGTATATGAGGCGCAAGGAGGATAA
- a CDS encoding adenine deaminase has protein sequence MAYTREPLADAIPALVATARGDQAATLVITGGKLVNVCSGEILPDMSVGIQGSRIAYVGKDVSHMIGEGTQVIDAAGRYMAPGLLDGHCHIESTQLTVTEFARAVLPMGTTGGFFDAHEIANVFGLKGVKLMLNEMRGTPLAAYMQVASCVPSAGAEFETTGATIGPEEVAEAYTWGADVIGLGEVMNFPGVVYGDEKMLGEIQATLRAGRYADGHFTWPSSDWRLPVYAAAGITGDHECVTAEDVIERVRLGMYAKMRRGSAWHDVAKTITAHTEHGLDPRRMLLVTDDRSSESLRDEGHMDFVVRHAIAQGVKPVTAFQMATLNTAERFGLSRDIGSITPGSYADIILLDGNLADVRVGLTIAAGTVVAENGVMTTELPVYLYPEEVRASVHLKQLPVPADFEIQAPVKSGLIPTRVIKVQENHVETLEVILQLPVEDGKLLVGAGDGLCKIAVFERHKGTGNKSVGVVEGIGFHEPAAIAMTVAHDSHNVLVIGNEDGLMARAAVAVAEAQGGVAVITAAGTTLFPLAIAGLMSAEPFEVAAAQSAAISKALYDAGCTLNYAFMTLSLLALAVIPTLRLSDKGLVRISPEEGIQLVPLFLDEDSLQ, from the coding sequence ATGGCTTATACAAGAGAACCGCTGGCGGATGCTATCCCCGCATTGGTGGCAACTGCGCGAGGCGATCAGGCTGCAACGTTGGTGATTACAGGAGGCAAGCTGGTCAACGTCTGCTCCGGAGAGATCCTGCCGGATATGTCTGTCGGAATTCAGGGCAGCCGGATAGCGTATGTAGGCAAGGATGTTTCCCACATGATAGGTGAAGGAACGCAGGTAATTGACGCCGCAGGCCGGTATATGGCCCCTGGGCTGCTCGATGGACATTGCCATATCGAGAGCACGCAGCTGACAGTGACGGAATTTGCCCGGGCGGTGCTGCCGATGGGGACGACGGGCGGATTCTTCGACGCGCATGAGATTGCCAATGTGTTTGGTCTGAAGGGCGTCAAGCTGATGCTTAACGAGATGCGCGGCACGCCGCTGGCGGCCTATATGCAAGTAGCTTCCTGTGTGCCTTCTGCCGGGGCAGAATTCGAGACCACGGGAGCAACCATCGGACCCGAGGAAGTGGCGGAGGCCTACACCTGGGGAGCGGATGTGATCGGTCTGGGGGAAGTGATGAACTTCCCTGGAGTGGTGTACGGCGACGAGAAGATGCTTGGTGAGATTCAGGCTACGCTGCGGGCAGGGCGATATGCCGATGGGCACTTTACCTGGCCGTCCAGCGACTGGAGGCTTCCAGTCTATGCGGCAGCAGGGATTACCGGCGATCACGAATGTGTGACGGCGGAGGATGTGATTGAACGGGTACGGCTCGGAATGTATGCCAAAATGCGCCGCGGCTCCGCCTGGCATGATGTCGCCAAGACCATCACTGCGCACACGGAGCATGGGCTTGACCCGCGGCGGATGCTGCTGGTCACCGATGACCGCAGCTCGGAATCGCTGCGGGATGAAGGGCATATGGATTTTGTGGTACGCCATGCCATTGCCCAGGGCGTGAAGCCGGTGACCGCCTTCCAGATGGCGACCCTCAACACGGCCGAGCGTTTCGGACTCAGCCGGGATATCGGTTCGATTACCCCCGGATCTTATGCCGATATCATCCTGCTGGACGGTAATCTGGCGGATGTCCGCGTAGGACTGACGATAGCTGCCGGGACCGTTGTTGCCGAGAACGGTGTGATGACGACCGAGCTTCCGGTCTATCTATACCCTGAAGAGGTAAGGGCTTCGGTCCATCTGAAGCAGCTGCCGGTTCCGGCAGACTTTGAGATCCAGGCTCCTGTTAAGTCCGGACTGATCCCCACCCGAGTGATCAAGGTTCAGGAGAACCATGTGGAGACACTGGAAGTCATCCTGCAGCTGCCAGTGGAAGACGGCAAGCTGCTGGTGGGGGCAGGGGACGGCTTGTGCAAAATCGCCGTATTCGAACGCCACAAGGGAACCGGCAATAAGTCGGTAGGTGTAGTGGAGGGAATCGGGTTCCATGAGCCGGCGGCGATTGCTATGACCGTGGCGCATGACAGCCATAATGTGCTGGTGATCGGCAATGAGGATGGGCTGATGGCCCGGGCCGCTGTGGCTGTGGCTGAAGCCCAGGGGGGAGTCGCGGTAATTACTGCAGCCGGAACGACGCTGTTCCCGCTGGCTATTGCAGGCCTGATGTCTGCAGAACCGTTTGAGGTGGCTGCCGCCCAGTCGGCTGCGATCAGCAAAGCGCTGTACGATGCGGGCTGCACGCTGAATTATGCTTTTATGACCCTGTCGCTGCTTGCCCTTGCGGTTATCCCTACACTCCGTCTTTCGGACAAAGGGCTGGTGCGGATTTCGCCGGAGGAAGGCATTCAGCTGGTGCCTTTGTTTCTGGATGAGGACTCTCTGCAATAG
- a CDS encoding IS4 family transposase, with protein MVNKVAEKVLLCQVTQWLDRNASLLLGDRYAKKLHWGNTVFLFLEAIFRGRKGTQEIADHVESSTWMQECTGIQSIHQSSLNRKLGELPPEVLRELYLSRLEHLLEQEGPSLPKKLKKLGPLAAVDSTSLTLGRVRGQWAYQQTGKNAVKMHTCLHLTGEHSAIPMAPVLSTATVADMDTDVLAALVWQTGITYLFDRGYIHYTQYLQWLQAGILFVARLKQNSKVKVLKTRKVKAAGLVLDADVELTCPKTGKTGVFRLVEYKYTDKKKKAHLVRVLTNRWDITALEVAQLYRYRWKVELFFKCMKSNLHLKKIYSSRNPEAVWNLIYLYLIAYVLCEELRLCYAPKQRIGRVLAVFRLYIKGTLADFLKHLNRPKERTSKGRRNKGGRPATRPKVLKPKPIQF; from the coding sequence TTGGTTAATAAAGTAGCTGAAAAGGTGTTGTTATGTCAAGTCACCCAATGGTTAGATCGCAATGCTTCCTTGCTGCTCGGCGACCGTTATGCCAAAAAACTTCACTGGGGCAACACGGTGTTTCTCTTTTTAGAGGCCATATTTAGAGGACGAAAAGGGACTCAAGAGATTGCAGATCATGTAGAGAGTTCTACGTGGATGCAAGAATGCACCGGAATTCAATCCATTCACCAGTCGTCCTTGAACCGCAAGCTCGGCGAACTGCCCCCGGAGGTGCTCCGTGAGCTATACCTCTCTCGCCTGGAGCATCTGTTGGAACAGGAAGGACCGTCCCTGCCTAAAAAACTGAAAAAGTTGGGCCCCCTCGCAGCAGTCGATTCCACCAGCCTGACGCTGGGGCGGGTTCGCGGCCAATGGGCCTACCAGCAAACTGGAAAAAACGCCGTCAAGATGCATACCTGCTTGCACCTGACGGGCGAGCACTCGGCGATTCCCATGGCTCCGGTGCTTTCTACCGCGACGGTGGCCGATATGGACACTGATGTGCTAGCGGCATTGGTTTGGCAAACAGGGATTACGTATTTGTTCGACCGGGGGTATATTCACTACACTCAATATCTACAATGGCTCCAGGCAGGTATTCTGTTCGTCGCTCGCCTCAAGCAAAATAGCAAAGTGAAGGTGCTTAAAACGCGGAAGGTGAAGGCAGCGGGACTGGTGCTGGATGCGGATGTGGAGCTGACGTGTCCGAAGACGGGGAAAACCGGTGTATTTCGGCTCGTGGAGTACAAGTATACGGACAAGAAAAAGAAGGCTCACCTGGTTCGTGTTCTCACCAATCGCTGGGATATCACGGCTCTCGAAGTCGCACAGCTGTACCGCTACCGCTGGAAAGTAGAACTCTTTTTTAAATGTATGAAATCCAACTTACACCTGAAAAAAATCTATAGCAGCCGGAACCCGGAAGCCGTATGGAACCTGATCTACCTCTACCTGATTGCGTATGTGCTCTGCGAAGAGCTCCGTCTGTGTTATGCACCGAAGCAGCGAATCGGCCGGGTGCTAGCCGTGTTCCGCTTGTATATAAAAGGAACGTTGGCGGATTTCCTGAAGCATCTAAACCGACCGAAAGAGCGAACGAGCAAAGGGCGAAGGAACAAGGGAGGCAGACCAGCGACTCGGCCGAAAGTGTTGAAGCCTAAGCCTATCCAATTTTAG
- the hemH gene encoding ferrochelatase — MKNNQPPIGVVIAQIGTPSSPDAQAVRPYLKRFLSDRRIIDYSPLFWQPLLRGVILRTRPRRSAELYKQIWLEAGSPLLLHSLAQQSGLQELLGSGYQVELGLAYSEPSMETAIARLEAAGVSRILILPLFPQYSSTTTASVYDQACFAALGRRSAGGPAAKRFVPALRLAEDFHDASGYIAAMKAHLERQLQSLPEEPDYYVLSFHGIPQRYADSGDPYPRQCMETARLLAAAMNWASGCWEVTFQSRFGPEKWVEPSTAAVLGELAGRGIQRPLVFSPGLVTDCLETLHELGVEGRELFAAGGGQPGQFMICPCLNDSPEWLEFLAGQAALHTAGWITPTSRPASDIH, encoded by the coding sequence ATGAAGAATAACCAACCTCCAATTGGAGTGGTCATTGCCCAGATCGGAACACCCTCGTCGCCAGACGCTCAAGCTGTGCGCCCTTATTTGAAACGTTTTTTATCCGATCGGCGGATTATAGATTACTCGCCTTTGTTCTGGCAGCCGCTGCTGCGCGGGGTTATCCTGCGCACCCGGCCGCGCCGTTCCGCAGAGCTGTACAAGCAGATCTGGCTGGAGGCAGGCTCGCCCCTGCTGCTTCATTCGCTGGCCCAGCAATCCGGGCTTCAGGAGCTGCTCGGCAGCGGCTACCAAGTGGAGCTTGGACTCGCCTACAGCGAGCCGAGCATGGAGACGGCCATAGCCAGGCTGGAGGCAGCGGGAGTTTCGCGTATTCTGATCCTGCCGCTGTTTCCGCAATACTCCTCAACCACAACCGCTTCCGTATACGATCAGGCTTGCTTCGCGGCCCTCGGCCGACGCAGCGCCGGAGGGCCGGCAGCCAAACGTTTTGTCCCCGCACTCCGCCTGGCCGAAGACTTTCATGATGCGTCGGGATACATCGCAGCCATGAAGGCACATCTGGAGCGGCAGCTGCAGAGCCTGCCGGAAGAACCGGATTATTATGTGCTAAGCTTCCATGGCATCCCGCAGAGATATGCCGATTCCGGCGACCCTTATCCCCGGCAGTGCATGGAAACCGCCCGGCTGCTGGCCGCAGCCATGAACTGGGCAAGCGGCTGCTGGGAGGTCACCTTCCAGTCGCGTTTCGGGCCGGAGAAATGGGTGGAGCCTTCAACGGCAGCGGTGCTTGGGGAACTGGCAGGACGCGGCATCCAGAGGCCACTGGTGTTCTCGCCCGGCCTTGTGACCGACTGTCTGGAGACGCTCCATGAGCTCGGCGTGGAAGGCCGTGAGCTGTTTGCTGCCGGAGGCGGCCAGCCTGGGCAGTTCATGATCTGTCCCTGCCTGAATGACAGCCCGGAATGGCTGGAGTTTCTGGCCGGGCAGGCCGCACTGCATACAGCAGGCTGGATAACGCCGACAAGCCGCCCGGCCTCAGATATTCACTGA
- a CDS encoding FMN-binding protein — protein sequence MKKLISLTITAALLLSPLAYTIDAPALNLKVDAVSAASEAEAPAEAAKPAPKPTAKATAKPKATAKPKATAKPKGTVKPAATAKATVKPAATAKATVKPAATAKVTAKPAATAKATAKPTATAKATAKPATVKESVYQDGIYVAYGNAYSKGTEGAKVEIKDGKIANIELMRTSPKLIDRDARNNYSGVWQAYGIMKSSLLGKTRDGAAQVDAVSGATRTSEGWKMSVDRAFARAAAVKTATAGYFDGVHMGVDPEGKYSVFATYASNNLTAVTVYPLNSTGDFVDEKTYTAEQAAAVAAITPALLASGAEAKPTAGLEADFRAALLAFRDAEQNAAVNNTSAYVDGFYSAYGTARSVGVERADIIIRNGKLVDVKLFRLGNNLIDRGATAYAEVIKANAPMTAKLLANGSFIAKYDEKVDGISGATESSHSWNQAVERAFEKALKVKTAGQYFDGKFAGVDNQSKIMLLVDVAADKITAVKLSLFGEDKKLIADDKLTADQKTLVANLTAGLTASGVKMADVPGQEALSAAARAALKDALANASKAQGNYKDGTFTAFGDAYDKGTNRADVTLRNGNIVNVALFRVGMNMEDRGEAAYAEVVKAIPQLTSSFLAAGTREEVAKVDAISGATSSSNALKAAVDRAYGKAEVVELNKAAYFDGIFIGVSSDKLVNVMTTVKQGIPVEMVVYYLDKDGKTRANDKLTSAEIAVKNEIDTTSSGKMLHKYGYRAAAFGSNDAEKEVSAKVVEAIKAALESAGK from the coding sequence TTGAAAAAACTAATATCGCTAACAATCACCGCAGCATTGCTGCTATCACCTCTGGCTTATACCATTGATGCACCTGCTTTGAACCTGAAGGTGGACGCGGTCTCCGCCGCTTCGGAAGCCGAAGCTCCGGCAGAAGCGGCTAAACCGGCACCTAAGCCTACCGCCAAAGCAACAGCGAAGCCGAAAGCAACAGCAAAGCCAAAAGCAACAGCTAAACCTAAGGGTACGGTGAAACCTGCAGCAACAGCCAAAGCGACTGTGAAACCTGCAGCAACAGCCAAAGCGACTGTGAAACCTGCAGCAACAGCCAAAGTAACTGCGAAACCTGCAGCAACAGCCAAAGCGACGGCTAAACCGACTGCTACCGCCAAAGCAACGGCCAAACCTGCTACAGTTAAAGAAAGCGTTTACCAAGACGGGATTTATGTAGCCTACGGCAATGCCTATTCCAAGGGAACCGAAGGCGCTAAAGTCGAAATCAAAGACGGTAAAATTGCAAATATAGAGCTGATGAGAACCAGCCCCAAGCTGATTGACAGAGACGCGCGCAACAATTACAGCGGCGTATGGCAGGCTTACGGGATCATGAAATCCTCTTTGCTCGGCAAAACCAGAGACGGTGCAGCCCAGGTGGATGCAGTCTCCGGAGCTACCCGCACCAGCGAAGGCTGGAAAATGTCGGTAGACAGAGCGTTCGCGAGAGCGGCTGCAGTGAAGACTGCGACTGCCGGTTACTTCGACGGCGTGCATATGGGTGTAGACCCTGAAGGCAAATATTCCGTATTTGCTACCTATGCCTCCAACAATCTAACAGCCGTTACAGTGTACCCGCTGAACAGCACCGGTGATTTTGTAGACGAGAAGACCTACACAGCTGAACAAGCGGCAGCGGTTGCAGCAATTACTCCTGCCCTGCTGGCAAGCGGCGCAGAAGCTAAGCCAACTGCAGGTCTTGAAGCCGACTTCAGAGCGGCGCTGCTTGCCTTCCGCGATGCAGAGCAGAATGCAGCTGTGAACAACACCTCGGCTTACGTGGACGGATTCTATTCCGCTTACGGCACAGCGCGAAGTGTAGGTGTGGAGAGAGCGGACATTATTATCCGTAACGGCAAGCTGGTTGATGTGAAGCTGTTCAGACTTGGCAACAACCTGATCGACAGAGGGGCAACCGCCTATGCTGAAGTGATTAAGGCCAATGCGCCTATGACAGCCAAGCTGCTAGCGAACGGCTCGTTCATTGCCAAATATGATGAGAAGGTAGACGGTATTTCCGGCGCTACCGAGAGCAGTCACAGCTGGAACCAGGCTGTGGAAAGAGCCTTTGAGAAAGCCCTGAAGGTCAAGACTGCCGGCCAATATTTCGACGGCAAATTCGCGGGTGTGGATAACCAGTCCAAGATTATGCTGCTCGTAGATGTAGCTGCTGATAAGATCACTGCTGTGAAGCTGAGCTTGTTCGGCGAAGACAAGAAACTGATCGCCGATGACAAGCTTACTGCTGATCAGAAGACGCTGGTTGCCAATCTTACTGCCGGATTAACTGCCAGCGGTGTGAAGATGGCTGATGTTCCCGGACAGGAAGCCTTGTCTGCCGCGGCCAGAGCCGCGCTTAAGGATGCCCTCGCCAATGCTTCCAAGGCACAGGGGAACTATAAGGACGGCACATTCACCGCTTTTGGCGATGCTTATGACAAAGGAACGAACCGGGCGGATGTAACCCTGCGCAATGGCAATATTGTAAATGTGGCGCTGTTTCGTGTAGGCATGAACATGGAAGACAGAGGCGAAGCTGCCTACGCTGAAGTAGTCAAAGCGATTCCGCAGCTGACCAGCAGCTTCCTTGCTGCAGGTACTAGAGAAGAAGTAGCCAAGGTGGATGCCATTTCCGGCGCTACCAGCAGCAGTAATGCACTGAAAGCAGCCGTAGACAGAGCCTATGGCAAAGCTGAGGTGGTTGAATTGAACAAAGCCGCTTACTTTGATGGCATCTTCATCGGGGTGAGCAGCGACAAGCTTGTTAATGTGATGACTACTGTGAAGCAAGGTATTCCTGTAGAGATGGTAGTCTATTATCTGGATAAAGACGGCAAGACCAGAGCGAATGACAAGCTGACCAGCGCCGAGATAGCAGTGAAGAATGAGATTGATACCACTTCCAGCGGCAAAATGCTTCATAAGTACGGATACCGTGCCGCCGCTTTCGGCAGCAATGATGCGGAGAAGGAAGTGTCTGCCAAGGTTGTGGAAGCAATCAAGGCTGCGCTTGAATCCGCAGGCAAATAA